The Lottiidibacillus patelloidae genome contains the following window.
GTCCTGTATTAATCAAGTTATGCCAATGTCCAGCAGGGATTATAATGGCAAAGTCATCAGAGACGTTTTTTTGGAAATCTAACTTATCTTTCCTCGCCCCCATCATTACAAGTCCTTGCCCTTCCTCAATTCGTATAAATTGATCGACATTCGGATGCATTTCTAAGCCTATATCATCGCCAGGGTTAATGCTCATTAACGTCACTTGAAATTTCTTTCCTGTCCATAATGCAGTACGGAAAGTTTTGTTTTGCACAGTAGCTTGCTCAATATTCACAACGTATGGTGCCGGACCATAATCTTTCAATGGAATCATAGGGTGCGGATAGTGGGAGCCATGGGCAGGTGGAGTTCCCCAATAAGAATAGGGAGTTTGCGTAGTGTGATATGGTGATTGCATATGCTGCGCCGGATACATAGGT
Protein-coding sequences here:
- a CDS encoding cupin domain-containing protein, yielding MYHNYYYPNPYHSNQYTPMYPAQHMQSPYHTTQTPYSYWGTPPAHGSHYPHPMIPLKDYGPAPYVVNIEQATVQNKTFRTALWTGKKFQVTLMSINPGDDIGLEMHPNVDQFIRIEEGQGLVMMGARKDKLDFQKNVSDDFAIIIPAGHWHNLINTGHTPLKLYSIYAPPNHPRGTVHKTKAEAEAAEHY